From the Kitasatospora atroaurantiaca genome, the window GATCCACCTGCACCCCGGCATCCAGGGCAACGGCGACCTCTGCCCGGACCTGCACGGCTGGGAGAACCCGGTCGCCAAGGTGACCGTGGAGGAGATCGAAGACTGAGTCATGGTCAGCGGCCCGCTGCGAGCACCGGCGGCCTGGTGGTGCGCCCTCGCGCTGCTCGTCGCCGGTGCCGGCGTCTTCACGGCGGCGGACTCCCCCAGGGACGCGCGTCCGACCTCCTGGCCGGACCGCGCGGGGGCCGTCCGGTGCCGCGATCGCCCGGCTGGACGCCGCGGGAGTCCCGATGTACGACCGCGCGAGCCACAGGCCTGCGCGGCGCCGTGGGGTTTCATCGCCATCGCCAGCACACGGTGTACCCGAAGGCCGGGTAGTCGGCGGACCGCCAGTAGGTCGAGCCGTCGTGGCCGCAGAACGCGGGGGCGTTGGGGGTGCTGGTGCGTCCGGTGACGTAGACGTTCGAGGCGTTGCAGCTGCCGACGTTGGTGAAGGTCGAACCCGACTTGGACAGGCACTCCTTGACGGTGGCGTAGCCGGCGTCGTCGGGGTAGTTCATGGAGAGGCAGAGCAGGACGTCGAGACGGGAGTCGGCGGCGACGGAGAAGTGTCGCCAGTAGTTGTAGTGCGGCCAAGGGTCGCACTTCGATTTGTCGGAGGTCCCGCGGTAGGCGGCAAGGACCTTGAAATTCCCCGTCTGGCAGGCTTGTTTTCCCCACGCGGACCCGCCTGGGGCGCCGAACACGCAGTCGCCCTGGCCGGCATGGTAGGCGGTTCCTCCCGGGCTCTGGTAGCTGAGGCACAGGACGAGGTCGTGGCGGCTGGACGACACACTCCTGTCGCTGTCCGGGACGTTGTCGCAGCTGTCCAGGTCGGTCGTAGCGGTGTTGATCCGCACGACCTTGAACGCCCCTGATGTGCAGCTGGTGGTGGACAGGTCGGCGTGGCCGTTCGTGCCCTTGTCGTCGAAACAGTCGCCGACGTGCGCGGTGCCGATCGCGTCGGTCGGCGTCGGTGGGGCGGAGGTGGTCCGGACCGGGTCGGGGGTGGTCTCCCAGCGGGTCCGGGTCGGCGTGGGAGTCGTGCGCGTGTCGAGCGGGTGGGGGGTGTAGCGGGCTGTCTGCCGGCTGCCGCCGACCGTGCTCCCGGAGGTGTCGGTCCGCAGGGAATGCTGGTTGTTGACGACCAGCAGGATGAGGACCACAACGGCGGCGAGCGCACCGAGCACACCGCCGGCCTGGGCGGCGGGGGACTTCGGCGCCGGCGGTGTCGTTCCGTGGGGCCGGCCGGTGGCGGGACGGGTGGGTGGCGCCGCCGGTGTCGCTGCCCCCGGGGTCCTCCTGCGCTTGCGCGCAGGCTTGGCCGGGGCGGTGGCCGCGGCCGAGGTCAGCTGTTCGGCCCACGCGGCGGGGGTCGGCCGCCGTGCCGGGTCGGGGTCGAGGGAGGCGCGGGCCAGGTCACCGAGCGCCGGACTCGTCGCGGCGAGGGCGGTGGGGTCGGTCGACGTCTGGTTGCGGGCGAAGAGCCGGACCGCCAGCAGACCGAGCTTGTAGACGTCGCTCGTCGGGGTCGCCCGCTCCTCGCCCGCGGGTACCTGCCAGTCGGGAGTCTCGGCCTGCGGCAGCGCCGTGGCGCCGCGAAGGCGCATGGCGTCGCAGTCGATGAGGAAGCACTCGGGCTGCGGCGAGGCGCTGAAGAGCAGATTCCTCGGTGACAGGTCGCCGACCGCGATGCCGAGCCGGTGGAGCCGGGCGAGGGTCGCGGCCAGGTCGGCCAGCAGGAGCAGCCGGTCCTTGTCGCTGACGGTCAGACCGATCCCGGCGATGTAGGTGTCGTCGTTGAGCAGGTACTCCATGTTGGCGAGCCGCCGCGGGCCCCCGTTCGCCCCGGTCAGTGTCCGGAGGCTGAACTGGAAGCGGTCGGGCACGGCGCGCATGAGGAACCCGCAGGTCCGGCCCTGGCGCTGGACCACGGCGGCGGGCCACGCGGTCTTCTCGCTCAGCCAGCGCCCGTCGGCGCCGCTCAGCTCGCCGAGCAGGGCCGCGCTGGAGGCGAGGGCCGCTTCGTCCAGGTGCGGCAGGACGTTGGCGCTGTACTCCTTGTAGACGACCTCCCAACCGCCGCCGGCCGACTCGTTGATCCGTTTGTTGAGTACCTGGTGGACGGATCCCTGGCCGCCCTGGCCGAGTTGGCGGCCCAGGGCCAGCGAACCGTGATCGACGGTGGGTGTGACGGGGCCCGTGGGGTCGGGGCTCATCGCGGACCCGCCTCCCCCCGGGGCCAGACCGCCAACAGGGTGCGGTCGTCGTCGAAGGTCTCCCGGGAGAAGTCCAGGACGTGGGCGAGCCACAGCGGTGGTGGCGCCGTGGTGAGGTGGCGGGCGAACAACGCGCCGACCTGTCCGTCGCCGTCGCCGAGCGGGTCCCCGAAGCCGTCGGTGCCGACGAGGAGGGCCAAGGGGGTGACGAGCCGGGCAGCAGTCTGTTCGAGCTGCGCGGGCACCCGGGGCAGCGGCGACACCTCGTTCGACACCAGCGTGGTGTCGCCGCCGGTCTTCGAGTCGAACAGGGGCCGGTACCGACCGGAGGAACGGTCCAGGAGCCAGGCCCCCGAGTCCCCTATCCGGAAGAGCTCGACGACGGGACCGCCCGGATCCGGGCGGACGGCGCCGGCCACCAGCGTGGTCGCGTAGAGGGCGGCCACGTCGGCCGGCTGCGGTTCTCGGCCGCCCATTCGCCACTGCGCGAGCTGTCGCAGCCGTTCGGCGGCGTGGCCCGCGACGTCGCGGAAGTCCAGCGGCCCGGGCCCCTGCGAAAGCTGATCAAGCATGCGCTCCAGGACGGCACGGCACGCCTCGACGGCTCCGACTTCGGATTCGGCGGCGCTGGAGACGCCGTCGGCGACCGCGAAGACGACGCTTCCGGTGGGTTCGTGTACGGCGGCCCGGGCGGAGTCCTGGCGCGGCTGGCGGTAGTAGCGGTGCTTGGCGCCGCGCACCGAGGCGAAGCGCAGAGTCAGCTCGCGAGTCGACCATCCGTCACAGATCGTGTCGGGGAAGTCGTAGGCATACCGCCCGGGTGGCGTCGGTTCGAAGTCCGGACCGGGCACGTCCACCGTGATCCGCCGCCAGGGTTCCGACGCAGGCCCGGACGGCGACGCGTACGGCGACGCGTACGGGGCCATGAGTGGTGCCGGCGGGACGGTTGGCAGCGGCGGCGCGGCGGTCGTGGTCGTCGGACGGACCGGGCCGTCCGGGAGTTGCGGCGTCACAGCCCGACCTCGTCGATTGCCATGGTGAACTGGTCCGGACGGTTGACGACCAGCTGCGGGTTGGCCGAGTTCAGCGCGTCTCCCGAGGCCACCAGGCTCGCGGTGAGCGCGTTGAAGAACTCGGAGATCGCCTGTCCGATGTCGGTCCCGGGCTTGGCGACGAACGCGAACTCGGGGCGGGTCGCCACCTCGACCATGGTCCGGGCCTGGGCATCGCCGAGGCCGCAGGCGATGATGTTCGGCGCGGTCGGGTTCCGCTTCTTGTCGGTCAGGGCGGCATGCGGCTGCCGCCAGGCCTCCCCGTCGGTGGGCTGGCCGTCGCTGAGGAAGAAGACCACGGGGCGGTGCACCTTGTACCCCTCGCCGCGCAGCCACTGCACGTCGGAGGGGATGCGGTGCAGCAGGTCGTCGAAGACGGCGCGGTAGTTGGTCAGGCCGCGGATGACGATCTTCGGCAGCGTGGTCTCCGTACGCATGTCGGCCACGGCCAGCCGGACCTGCACGTCGTCGGAGAAACCCAGCACGGCCAACCGGAGTTTGGCCGCGACCATCGGCTCGGCACGGAGCCCCTCGCACAGGGAGACCACGCCGCCTTCGAGTTCGCGATGGTAGGGCCCCATCGATCCCGACTCGTCGGCCACCACATAGGCCGGCAGCAGCAGGCCCTTCGTCTCAGGCATGAGGATCTGTCTCCTTCGTTTCGTGCTCGCGAATGTTCTGTCCTGCTCGGTCGGACGGTGTTCGTGCCGTCGGCGGCCCGGCAGAGATCTCCAGGCCCCGACGGAGCCAGTCCGAGGTCCTCGTCCAGCGGGTCGTGGGCGCGTGCATCCAGCCCGGGCAGGGCGCCCACGGTTCGCCGCTCACCATCGCGTGGAGCGGCTCGACCATGCCCGTCTCGAACCGGTACGTCGTCGCGGGACCGCGCGCCCACACCACGATCGGCCAGCGGTCCGGGTCATCACCCTCGGTGAGCCACCGGAACACGTCCCCCTCGAGGTTCTCGCCCCATACCCGGTGCCTGCTTGCCCGGCATGGTCATCCGCTCACCTTCGTTGCGACCAGCTCGGTGAGCGCCTGGACGGTCGGCCGCCCGTCGCCCGCCTCACAGATCCCCACCTGCAACAGCGACCTGCCCTTGAGCTGGGCCTGGCGGTAGCAGGACCAGCCGTTGCCACCGTCCTGGGTGGCGGTCCAGGCGATGCCGTCCGGAGTGGTGCTGTCGATGCGGTAGGTCCACTTGGAGCTGCGCCCGTCCTCGGCGTTGCGGACGGCCGACGAGCACGCGTGGAGTCCGCCGTCCAGGGTCCGCAGCACCCCACCGGCCTTGTCGCTGTCGGGGTAGACGCCGATGACCTGGGTCATCGTGTAGGTGCCGAGGCCCCCGGCGTCCTGGTAGGTGGCCGACAGGAAGGCCGTCCAGTCGCTCCCGAAGACCGCCTGGCCGGTCGGTCCCACCGCGATCCGGCAGCTCGCCGGATCGGCGGACAGGGCCGGAGCGGGCTTGCTCGCCCGCGGGCCGGAGACGAGGGTGATCCCCGTCGTACGGCTCGCCTCGTCCGGGGTGAGCACCGCAGCATGAACCGTGCCCTCGACCAAGTGCAGGGGGACGGCGCCGGGTTGGCTCGGCCAGAGCCACCAGCCGATCCCGGCCAGCAGGAGGCAGGGCGTCATGGCCGCGAGCGGCACCCGCCAGCGGCCGAGCAACGGCCTGACCCGACGCCGGGGGCGGGGCGGCGGCGCCTTGGGCGCGGCCCCCTGGTGTGGCGTCCCCGGTGGCGCGGGTGCGGGCTGCGCCTGAGCCGCGGACACGGGCGCGGGTGCGGGTGCGGGTGCGGGCTGCGCCTGACCCACAGACGCGGGCGCGGGCGGCGGTGCGGGCTGCGCCCGAGCCAAGGACGCGGGCAGCGGGCCGGGCCGGCCCAGGGGTGGTGGTGTGGCCCGGGGGGTCTGCTGCCAGGTGGGAAGGGTGGTGGAGGCATCGTCCTTGTGCCAGTAGTGGTCTGTCATGGTGGAGTTCCCCCTGGATCAATCAGCAACGGCCGGCGTCAGCGATGGCAGGAAGCCGCGAGGATCAGCAGCAGGACGGCGATGGCCATGGCCTGGAGGCAGCCGATGCCTCCGCCGGGGTTCTTCCGGTTGACCTCCACATGGCCGCCGGGGGGAATTCCGGGGTGCTGCTTGGCGTAGTGCTCCAGCTGCTTCTGCTCGCCCTGGGACTCGCTCAGCCAGGGCGTCTTGAAACTGCACTCGCCACACCAGTAGCGGTATGCCATGTCGACTCCTCACAGGTCGTCCGGATCCGGAACGCCACCCGGCCGGTCCGTTGACCGACCGGCTGGGCACAGCACTGATGCTGGTGTTCGCGCTGCTAAGTGCACAGGCCAGAGCACCGGCCATATATGACCGGCCGTCAGGGTAGGCTCGTCACGGCCGTGACTCGAGTAGAGGGAGCGCCGCAGTGACGGATCAGCTCGGCACGCTCTTGCGCCGGCTACGGACGCAGTCGGGGCTGACGCAGGAACAGCTGGCGGAACGCTCCGGCGTGAGCGTTCGCACGATTCGCAGACTGGAGACCGGCAAGTCCACCGACCACCGGCTCGGGACGGTGAACCTGCTGGCGGATGCTCTGGAGGTCGGGCCCGAGGACCGCCAACTGCTGGCGGCCACGCTCGGGAAGGCCGAGAGCGCGCCAGCCGTGCCGCCCCCCAGGAGTCCTGAACCGTCGCCGATACGAGGCGCGCTCGCCGACGCCGCCGACGAGTTGGCGCGGGAGGTCAGGCGCCGTTGGCGGCGCGAGGAGGAACAGCGCCGGGTGCACGATCCATTTCCACTGCCGGTGGGCTGGCAGGAGGCGCCCGCGGATCTGACGGACTATTCGGAGAACATTCAGCGCCTCGAAGCGGGCGCCGCGCCGGGTCGCGTGGATCTGAGCGGTGATCTGCGGAGTACGGCCGAGGTCTACCGGAAGATCTCGTCCGGGCGACTGGTGGTTCTCGGCCGGGCCGGCTCGGGAAAGTCGATTCTGACGATCAGGTTCGTCCTGGACTTCCTGGAGACGCGAGCCTTTTCCGACCCGGTGCCGGTGATCTTCAGCGTCGGTTCCTGGGACCCGACGGCCACGGCCCTGCGGGACTGGCTGATCGGTCGACTTCTGCGGGACCATCCGCATCTGGCCCGCAGGGTCCCCAGCGGGGTGACGCTGGCCGCCGCACTCGTCGACGCCGACCTCATCCTGCCGGTCCTGGACGGGTTCGACGAGATAGCGGAAGGGCTCCGGCGCGAGGCGCTCGAGGAGCTCAACGCCACCTCGCTGCCGCTCGTCCTGACCAGCCGCCGTGGCGAGTTCGCCGAGGCGGTCCTGGCGGCACGCACGCCACTGGTGTTGGCCGCCGGGATCGAGCTCACCGACCTCACCCTCGACGACCTCGCGGCCTACCTGCCCCGGACCGCCCGGCCGGTCGCCCGCGACGACGGCGATGGCGACGGCGAGCCGGAAGCGGTGTGGGAGGGCGTCCTGACGGAGCTGCGGGCCCAGGAGACTCCGGCGAGCAGGATCCTGGCCAGGGTTCTGAGCACCCCTCTGATGGTCATCCTGGCGCGCACGATGTACAGCGAAACGCAGGACAGGCATCCGTCGGAGCTGCTGAACAGCACAAAGTTCCCCGCGGAGCACTTGCTGGAGGAGCACCTGCTGGCGGGCTTCGTGCCGACGGTCTACCGCCGCCGCGCACCCGAGCAGGTCGTCGGCAGCCGTCCTGGCGGGCAGCGGAACTGGGACCCGGAGCTCGCCCAGCGCTGGCTCGGCTACCTTGCCCACCACCTGGTGCGGCTCGACCGCGACCGGCAGGACCTCGCCTGGTGGCAGATCGCCGACTCGCTGCGCCGCTCGACGCGCATCGCAACGGTCGTGCTGGTTTCCGCGCTGTGCATCGCCGGGGCCGACTGGGTTGTCGGCCTGCTCGTCACGCCACTCGGGTTCAGCGAGGTCCTGGTGCAGGGGGCGCTGCTGGGGCCGGTCGCCGGCCTGGCCTTCGGATCCGTGTACGGCGTCATGGCCGCGTTCGGCGGCGGGGTCTTCGAGCCGGCCCGGGTGCGGCTACGGCTGCCCCGGGCACACGACAGCATCGGCCGCGGGCCGGTCCGCACGTTCACCACCCGGTTCGGAAGCGTGCTGCTGGGCGGGTTCGTCATGGGAGTCGGCTGCGCGTGCGCCCTCACCCTCGAACGCGCGCTCTACCTCGGCATCCCGCTCACGAACGGCGACGTGATCGAGGGAACGCTCATCAACATGCTCGCCTTCGGGCTGATCTTCGGCTCGGCAGCCGGGCTGGTCTTCGGGCTCATGGCCGTGCTCGAAGCGCCGCTGGACGTCACCTTCGCGGCCACCCCGATGGGCCTGCTGTCCTCGAACCGTGCGACGGTGAGCGGGCAGATCCTCGTCCTGGTACCGATGCTCACCCTTGCGATCGCCGGCGGCGGGCGCCTGGTCGTCGAGCTGCTCCAGAGCTTTCTCGGGCCGATGAACTGGGGGCTGTCGGACGGGCTCTTCATCGGTGCCGTCGGCGGGCTCGGGGGCGCGTTGTCCTACGTGCTCTCCTTCACCGCCTGGGGGCAGTGGGTGGTCCTGTCCCGTATCTGGCTGCCCCTGACCGGGAAGCTGCCCTGGAACATGGTCACTTTCCTGGACGACGCCTACCGCAAGGGAGTGCTGCGCCAGACCGGCGCCGTGTACCAGTTCCGGCACATCCGGCTGCAGCACCACCTCGGGCACTCGTTCCGTCAGCAGCAGTCCAACTACGCGCCGGCCCGGTTCGCCACCCTGCGGACCGGGCGCGCGGACCAGGCCGTCGTGACCGACCGGGCCGACCGAAGCTGATCGGCGCGACCCGGTCACGGGGAGGCGGGGCCGGCCACCCGGTGCTGGCCGGGTGGCCTCGATGATCCTGGTCAGGTGGCGGACGGGAGCCAGACGATCCCGTTGCCGCCGTCGTTGCCGATGGTCTTCGTCATGATGTTGTTGTCCTGCCAGTAGAGCGGGTGCTGCTGGAGGAGGCCGTTGAACGAGTCCAGGGACGTCGCGTCGCAGACCCCGTCGGTGTGAATGCAGAAGCGCTGGACCGGGACGCCGGGGAAGTCCACCGGGCCGGTGCCGGGGGACACCGCGACCAGCGGCAGATAGACGCCCTTGGGAACCAGGTGCCAGAAGCCGGTGTCAGGCTGCCGCGGGTCGGAGTAGAGCATCCCGTTGACCTGCGAGCGGGGGACGTCGGTGCCGTTGTTGGCGATCGTCTGGAGCAGCAGGTCGCCGACCCAGGCGCCCTGGGAGTAGCCGACGATCGTGAAGCGCGCCGTGGGGTCGGCGTGGTAGGCCTTCTCGAGCGCGGCCAAGGCGTTCCGGTAGCCCTGGTTCACGCTGTCGCCGAAGCTCGCCGCGAAGGGGGACGGCATCTCGTTGTGGCTCCCGACGAACGGACCACCGCTCGCCGGATAACAGACGGGAACCGCGATGCCGCCGTTCAGATGCTGATTCGCGAAGTAGAAGGACGAGGTGCAGGTGGGCAAGTCCGCCGCCGCGCCGGTGCCGCCGATCTCGATGTAGTAATGGTGCACGGGATCGGCGTGTGCGGCGGTCGGTGCGGCGACGGCGGAGGCGAGCGCCAGTGCCGCCGCTCCGATGACAGCCTTGCAGCGACGGATGAGCTTGCTCGAATTCGGGTTGGACATGCTCGTCAACTCCCTTGGGTCAGAGTTCGCTCCGTCAGCGTCGCGTTGCGCGCTGCCGGTTGCGGCGGTCAGTGCCCCATGGTGTCGTTCGCGCTGGTCAGGGGACCAGGCAACAGACCGGCCAAATATGGCCGAGCGGTCCGGGCTGGGCGTACGTACCGGACTTGCCCTCGCCGTCCCGAGGGCTTACCGAGCAGCGGGAGCCGACCCGATGTCAACCACTCGTGCCCACTCGGGTGGCGAGTCCGGCGCGTAGTCGGGGTTGTCCTCGTCCCACGACCGGGCTGCGTACTGCCGAGGGAACCGACCCACCACCGTCCGGCACGGTGGTCGCGTGTCCGGCCAGGGTGTCTGACCGTCGGTCAGGACCACGATAACGTCCGGTCGGGGCTGCGCTCGGAGGGCCTTGGCGAAGCCCGTGCGTAGATCCGTGCCGCCGCCGCCCAGCAGCGGAATTCCCTCGGCACGGCACAGCGGGTGCACGGCCTGGGCCGCCGCGTCGCACGGCAGTACGGTGACCAGGTCGCGACGGCCGCCCACGGCACGGGAGATCGCGGCGACCTCCAGGAGCGCGCTGCCCAGTTCGGCGTCGCTGACCGACCCGGAGGTGTCGATGATCACGGAGACCCGAGGCGGTCAGCGCCGGAGGCTCGGCAGAACAGCGCCGGGCACCGCGGCCGAGCGCCGCGACGGCCGGCCGCAGGTGTAGTCCTCGCCGGCGCCGGAGGCTGCCGAGCGGACGGCCGCTCCGAGCAACTCCCGCCACGGCAGCGGCGGGTGGAACGCCTCCTCCGCCCACCGCTGCCACTCCGTCGGGGTGTTGCCCGGACGGGCGGTGATGCGACGTCGATACCTGCGGCGGCGCGCGCCCCTGCCCAGTCCCCGGCAGTGCGGCGGGCGGTCGCAGTCTCGATCATGGACGGCGGCACGGCGAACTCACGCACACGCAGCCAGAGGGAAAGGCGGGAATCCCTGTTCGCGGTCTGAGTGAGCATCAGCACCCACCTTGCGCGGACGGGACCCCCAATCTGCTGACAGAACGGGTCTTCATGGCCGGGAGCGTAGCGCTCCTGATCCCGATCTGCCACGTACTTTGATCTACCCGGGGAGACGGCTCTGACGATGCGTCGGCACGACATGGCCGTCCGAGCCGTGACCTCACCGATGCGAGAACGAGATCTGACGTCCAGTGACTTGTTAGGCAAGGCTAATCTGCCCTAGAGTCCGCGCCGGGCTCGCCTCACCGGCGGGCTCACCAAGGCTTTCTCCGCGCCCACCCTCGCCTGCCACCGTCTGGAGAGTCCATTGCGCTCGCACCGCTCCCTCGCTGCCATCGGCGCCGCACTGCTCGCCCTCCCGCTCCTGGCTGCCTGCGGCGACGGCAAGGACACCGCGGCGTCGGCCGACAGCGCCAAGGTCGCCATCACCGCCACCGACTCCGCGTGCGATCTCGCCAAGAGCGACTTCAAGGCCGGCGAGGTCACGTTCGCGATCCGCAACAAGGGCGACCGGGTCACCGAGGTCTACGTCTACGGCGACCACAACGGGGCGTTCACCAAGGTCGTGAGCGAGCTCGAGAACATCGGCCCCGGCACCACGCGCGACATGACGGTGAAGCTCGCCGCCGGTACGTACGAGATCGCGTGCAAGCCCGGCCAGACCGGTGACGGCATCCGGAAGAAGATCACCGTCGCGGGCGACACCGCCGACCAGAAGACGTCCGCTCAGCCCAGCGGGACGGCCGAGTCCGCCAAGCCCAGCCAGACGAGCGAGAGCGCCTACGACCGCGAGGTCGAGGTCGAGGCCAAGGAGTACGAGCTCAAGTTCGAGGGCATGGAGACGTTCACCGCCAAGGCCGGCGAGAAGATCGAGTTCAAGCTCGAGAACAAGGGCTCCGTCGAACACGAGCTGGAGGTCTTCGGCCCCGACGGGAAGGAGATCGGCGAGGTGAGCCCGGTCAAGCCCGGCCAGACCGGCGAGGCCGTCATCACCCTGGCCGTGCCCGGCACCTACACCCTCAAGTGCGGCATCGGGAACCACGCCGACCACGGCATGAAGACCACCTTCACCGTCAGCTGACCCCCCGTTCGCCCCACCCTCTCGAGGAGCCCAGTGTGTTCGGCAACTACCTGATCGGCCTGCGCGAGGGCCTCGAAGCGAGCCTCGTCGTCTGCATCCTGATCGCCTACCTGGTCAAGACCGGCCGCCGCGACCGGCTCACCCCGGTCTGGGCGGGCATCACCGCCGCGGTCGTGCTCAGCATGGCCTTCGGCGCCGTACTGCAGTACGGCTCCACGCAGTTGAGCTTCGAGGCCCAGGAGGCGCTCGGCGGCTCGCTGTCGGTCGTCGCGGTCGGCCTGGTGACCTGGATGGTCTTCTGGATGCGCCGCACCGCCCGTCACCTCAAGGCCGAACTGCACGGCAAGCTCGACGCGGCCCTCGCCATGGGCACCGTAGCGCTGGTGGTCACCGCCTTCCTGGCGGTCGGCCGTGAGGGTCTGGAGACCGCGCTGTTCATCTGGACGGCCGTCCAGGCCACCAGCGACGGCGTCCGACCGCTGGTCGGCGCGATGCTCGGCCTGCTCACCTCGGTCGTGCTCGGCTGGCTGTTCTACCGGGGCGCGCTGAAGATCAACCTGGCCAAGTTCTTCACCTGGACCGGCGCGATGCTGGTCGTGGTCGCGGCCGGCGTGCTCGCCTACGGCGTGCACGACCTGCAGGAGGCCGGCTGGCTCGGCGGCATGCACGACCTCGCCTTCGACATCTCCACCACCATCCCGAAGGACAGCTGGTACGGCACGCTGCTCAAGGGCGTGTTCAACTTCCAGCCGGACCCGACGGTGCTTCAGGTCGCGGTCTGGGCGGCGTACCTCGTCCCCACGCTCGCCCTCTTCCTGCGCGGCACCAGCGGCTCCTCCCCCACACCGGCCACGCCCGCCCCGGCGGAGGCGAAGCCCGCTGCCTGACCCCGGCGGCATCATGTGCGTCAAAGGGCGAGCCCGCTCCCGGCCTTCGGGAGCGGGCTCGCGCCGCGTCCGGGAGTCGCTGACCACCTGCAGACCAGCGTCATCGGGAGCGGAGGACGTGCTGACGGGCCGGTGGTCGCTCCGTCCTGCGGGGGCACGCGTCGGATGTGGCTGTCGAACGAGGATTCCGTGACCGGTCCATCGGCTGGGCCGGCAGGTGGCCGGCTTGGCGCCGGGTTCATACGTCCTACGTGCCCGGCACTTGGGCTCGCAGCGTCCGGTAGAGCTCCTGCCAGGAGGCGGTGAACTTGCCGATGCCCTCGTCCTCCAGCACTCGGACCACGTCGTCGTAGGGGATACCGAGAGCTGCCAGTTCGTCGAGGACCTGCTGGCCGGCCGGGTAGGTGCCGTGGATCGTGTCGCCGCGGACCCGGCCGTGGTCGGCGACCGCGCGCAGGGTCTGCTCGGGCATCGTGTTCACCACGTCGGGTGCCACGAGTTCGACGACATAGCGGGTGTCGTCGTACGCAGGGTCCTTGACGCCCGTGGACGCCCACAGCGGTCGCTGTGTGCGTGCCCCGCGAGCGGCGAGAGCGTGCCAGCGCTCGGTGGCACGAGCCTGCTCGAACTGTCGGTAGGCCAGTCGTGCGTTGGCGATCCCGGCACGCCCGCGCAGGGCCAGGGCCTGTTCGGAACCGAGCTTGTCGAGGCGGCCGTCGACCTCGGTGTCGACGCGGCTGACGAAGAACGACGCCACCGAGGCAATCTTCGAAAGGTCGCGGCCCGCCGCGTATGCGCGCTCCATGCCGTCCATGAAGGCGTCGATCACCTGGGCATAGCGGTCGAGGGAGAAGATCAGGGTGACGTTGATGCTGATGCCTTCGGCGAGTGCGGTGCTGATCGCGCCCAGGCCTTCGACGGTGGCGGGGATCTTGACGAACAGATTCGGGCGGTCGACCAGCCACCACA encodes:
- a CDS encoding LppU/SCO3897 family protein; the encoded protein is MSPDPTGPVTPTVDHGSLALGRQLGQGGQGSVHQVLNKRINESAGGGWEVVYKEYSANVLPHLDEAALASSAALLGELSGADGRWLSEKTAWPAAVVQRQGRTCGFLMRAVPDRFQFSLRTLTGANGGPRRLANMEYLLNDDTYIAGIGLTVSDKDRLLLLADLAATLARLHRLGIAVGDLSPRNLLFSASPQPECFLIDCDAMRLRGATALPQAETPDWQVPAGEERATPTSDVYKLGLLAVRLFARNQTSTDPTALAATSPALGDLARASLDPDPARRPTPAAWAEQLTSAAATAPAKPARKRRRTPGAATPAAPPTRPATGRPHGTTPPAPKSPAAQAGGVLGALAAVVVLILLVVNNQHSLRTDTSGSTVGGSRQTARYTPHPLDTRTTPTPTRTRWETTPDPVRTTSAPPTPTDAIGTAHVGDCFDDKGTNGHADLSTTSCTSGAFKVVRINTATTDLDSCDNVPDSDRSVSSSRHDLVLCLSYQSPGGTAYHAGQGDCVFGAPGGSAWGKQACQTGNFKVLAAYRGTSDKSKCDPWPHYNYWRHFSVAADSRLDVLLCLSMNYPDDAGYATVKECLSKSGSTFTNVGSCNASNVYVTGRTSTPNAPAFCGHDGSTYWRSADYPAFGYTVCWRWR
- a CDS encoding protein phosphatase 2C domain-containing protein; the protein is MTPQLPDGPVRPTTTTAAPPLPTVPPAPLMAPYASPYASPSGPASEPWRRITVDVPGPDFEPTPPGRYAYDFPDTICDGWSTRELTLRFASVRGAKHRYYRQPRQDSARAAVHEPTGSVVFAVADGVSSAAESEVGAVEACRAVLERMLDQLSQGPGPLDFRDVAGHAAERLRQLAQWRMGGREPQPADVAALYATTLVAGAVRPDPGGPVVELFRIGDSGAWLLDRSSGRYRPLFDSKTGGDTTLVSNEVSPLPRVPAQLEQTAARLVTPLALLVGTDGFGDPLGDGDGQVGALFARHLTTAPPPLWLAHVLDFSRETFDDDRTLLAVWPRGEAGPR
- a CDS encoding vWA domain-containing protein, which encodes MPETKGLLLPAYVVADESGSMGPYHRELEGGVVSLCEGLRAEPMVAAKLRLAVLGFSDDVQVRLAVADMRTETTLPKIVIRGLTNYRAVFDDLLHRIPSDVQWLRGEGYKVHRPVVFFLSDGQPTDGEAWRQPHAALTDKKRNPTAPNIIACGLGDAQARTMVEVATRPEFAFVAKPGTDIGQAISEFFNALTASLVASGDALNSANPQLVVNRPDQFTMAIDEVGL
- a CDS encoding sensor domain-containing protein; protein product: MTDHYWHKDDASTTLPTWQQTPRATPPPLGRPGPLPASLARAQPAPPPAPASVGQAQPAPAPAPAPVSAAQAQPAPAPPGTPHQGAAPKAPPPRPRRRVRPLLGRWRVPLAAMTPCLLLAGIGWWLWPSQPGAVPLHLVEGTVHAAVLTPDEASRTTGITLVSGPRASKPAPALSADPASCRIAVGPTGQAVFGSDWTAFLSATYQDAGGLGTYTMTQVIGVYPDSDKAGGVLRTLDGGLHACSSAVRNAEDGRSSKWTYRIDSTTPDGIAWTATQDGGNGWSCYRQAQLKGRSLLQVGICEAGDGRPTVQALTELVATKVSG
- a CDS encoding helix-turn-helix domain-containing protein codes for the protein MTDQLGTLLRRLRTQSGLTQEQLAERSGVSVRTIRRLETGKSTDHRLGTVNLLADALEVGPEDRQLLAATLGKAESAPAVPPPRSPEPSPIRGALADAADELAREVRRRWRREEEQRRVHDPFPLPVGWQEAPADLTDYSENIQRLEAGAAPGRVDLSGDLRSTAEVYRKISSGRLVVLGRAGSGKSILTIRFVLDFLETRAFSDPVPVIFSVGSWDPTATALRDWLIGRLLRDHPHLARRVPSGVTLAAALVDADLILPVLDGFDEIAEGLRREALEELNATSLPLVLTSRRGEFAEAVLAARTPLVLAAGIELTDLTLDDLAAYLPRTARPVARDDGDGDGEPEAVWEGVLTELRAQETPASRILARVLSTPLMVILARTMYSETQDRHPSELLNSTKFPAEHLLEEHLLAGFVPTVYRRRAPEQVVGSRPGGQRNWDPELAQRWLGYLAHHLVRLDRDRQDLAWWQIADSLRRSTRIATVVLVSALCIAGADWVVGLLVTPLGFSEVLVQGALLGPVAGLAFGSVYGVMAAFGGGVFEPARVRLRLPRAHDSIGRGPVRTFTTRFGSVLLGGFVMGVGCACALTLERALYLGIPLTNGDVIEGTLINMLAFGLIFGSAAGLVFGLMAVLEAPLDVTFAATPMGLLSSNRATVSGQILVLVPMLTLAIAGGGRLVVELLQSFLGPMNWGLSDGLFIGAVGGLGGALSYVLSFTAWGQWVVLSRIWLPLTGKLPWNMVTFLDDAYRKGVLRQTGAVYQFRHIRLQHHLGHSFRQQQSNYAPARFATLRTGRADQAVVTDRADRS
- a CDS encoding PE-PPE domain-containing protein, whose amino-acid sequence is MSNPNSSKLIRRCKAVIGAAALALASAVAAPTAAHADPVHHYYIEIGGTGAAADLPTCTSSFYFANQHLNGGIAVPVCYPASGGPFVGSHNEMPSPFAASFGDSVNQGYRNALAALEKAYHADPTARFTIVGYSQGAWVGDLLLQTIANNGTDVPRSQVNGMLYSDPRQPDTGFWHLVPKGVYLPLVAVSPGTGPVDFPGVPVQRFCIHTDGVCDATSLDSFNGLLQQHPLYWQDNNIMTKTIGNDGGNGIVWLPSAT